The Cervus canadensis isolate Bull #8, Minnesota chromosome 29, ASM1932006v1, whole genome shotgun sequence genome includes a window with the following:
- the LOC122430588 gene encoding uncharacterized protein LOC122430588, whose protein sequence is MSRGRGQSRGGVEGGPFAGFGDLSYAHCEGVRGCRVWAGRVGVGTEGPAPHSVESLEEGGNGEKWCRRRQQNHINKTQERAGARSLDRAGGTACRRGDGTWRGAHRRGRSARRGRWAGAGKRPSCCSRSGQRVLALPVGDLAPRLENLPASDGWVPAKSSFGPASSTTPTWTHTRRSACPSGAGTLRAPWREGRRGLRDPPPPHRLFSASGLPAGSEPFPGDFLFWSKFYVHSKTDRKAQRIPTYPCPGQAQLPPVIASAGTLVAIDEPALRSHHHLEP, encoded by the exons atgagcagggggcggggccagagTAGGGGCGGGGTGGAAGGAGGACCCTTTGCTGGCTTTGGTGACCTGAGCTATGCTCACTGCGAAGGGGTAAGGGGCTGCCGGGTGTGGGCAGGCAGAGTTGGAGTAGGTACAGAGGGCCCGGCACCCCACTCGGTCGAGAGCCTGGAGGAGGGCGGAAATGGGGAGAAATGGTGCCGACGCAGGCAGCAAAATCATATTAACAAGACTCAGGAGCGCGCTGGAGCGCGAAGTTTAGATCGCGCGGGCGGTACAGCCTGCCGGCGCGGGGATGGGACCTGGCGAGGCGCTCACCGGCGCGGGCGCAGCGCAAGGCGGGGGCGGTGGGCGGGCGCGGGGAAACGCCCGTCTTGCTGCTCGCGCTCCGGCCAGCGCGTCCTGGCGCTTCCTGTCGGGGATCTAGCGCCCAGGCTCGAGAACCTTCCAGCGTCTGACGGCTGGGTTCCCGCCAAGTCCAGCTTCGGGCCCGCCTCCTCCACGACGCCTACCTGGACTCATACCCGGCGCAGCGCTTGTCCCTCTGGGGCGGGCACGCTCCGCGCCCCCTGGCGGGAAGGTCGTCGAGGGCTGCgggacccacccccaccccaccgcctcTTCTCAGCCTCCGGTCTGCCGGCTGGTTCTGAGCCCTTCCCAG gagacttTCTTTTTTGGAGCAAGTTTTATGTTCACAGCAAGACTGACAGGAAGGCACAGAGAATTCCCACATACCCGTGCCCCGGCCAGGCACAGCTCCCCCCAGTTATTGCATCAGCTGGCACACTTGTTGCAATAGATGAACCTGCACTGAGAAGTCATCATCACCTGGAGCCCTAG
- the PKP3 gene encoding plakophilin-3, translating to MQPRTPQPEAAVSGVSPGASSLRTAGRPEAGVCSLALPSDLQLDRRGTEGPEAERLRAARVQEQVRARLLQLGQQPRHNGLAEPDGAAEAARGASRAQCHTLQAGFSSRSQGLSGETSTFRPIAKPTYSPASWSSRSAMDLSSSRRLSSVHNGGGAFGAAGYRGALPAAPVPARPVSFHERGGAGSRADYDTLSLRSLRLGTGGPDDRYSVVSEQLEPAATSSYRAFAYERRASSSSSRAGGLDWPEATEGPPSRTIRAPAMRTLQRFQSSHRSRGVAGGGPGGVLEPVARAPSVRSLSLGDSGHLPDMRGLDSYGSHRTLQRLSSGFDDIDLPSAVKYLMASDPNLQVLGAAYIQHKCYSDAAAKKQARSLQAVPRLVKLFNHANQEVQRHATGAMRNLVYDNADNKLALVEENGIFELLRALREQDDELRKNVTGILWNLSSSDHLKDRLARDTLEQLTDLVLSPLSGAGGPPLIQQNASEAEIFYNATGFLRNLSSASQATRQKMRECHGLVDALVTYINHALDVGKCEDKSVENAVCVLRNLSYRLYDEMPPSALQRLEGRGRQDTGVPPGEAVGCFTPQSRRLRELPLTADALTFAEVSKDPKGLEWLWSPQIVGLYNRLLQRCELNRHTTEAAAGALQNITAGDRRWAGVLSRLALEQERILNPLLDRVRTADHHQLRSLTGLIRNLSRNARNKDEMSTKLVSHLIEKLPGSVGEKSPPADVLINIIAVLNNLVVASPVAARDLLYFDGLRKLVFIKKKRDSPDSEKSSRAASSLLANLWQYNKLHRDFRAKGYRKEDFLGP from the exons ATGCAGCCCAGGACTCCTCAGCCCGAAGCAGCCGTCTCTGGGGTGAGCCCCGGGGCCAGCAGTCTCCGGACCGCCGGCAGG CCCGAGGCGGGCGTGTGCTCCCTGGCGCTGCCCTCGGATCTGCAGCTGGACCGCCGGGGCACCGAGGGGCCGGAGGCGGAGCGACTGAGGGCGGCCCGCGTCCAGGAGCAGGTCCGCGCGCGCCTGCTGCAGCTGGGCCAGCAGCCACGGCACAATGGGCTGGCCGAGCCCGATGGGGCAGCCGAGGCAGCCAGAG GTGCGTCCCGGGCTCAGTGCCACACCTTGCAGGCCGGCTTCAGCTCTCGCTCCCAGGGCCTGAGCGGGGAAACCTCG ACCTTCCGGCCCATCGCCAAGCCCACCTACAGCCCTGCCTCCTGGTCTTCCCGCTCAGCCATGGACCTGAGCTCCAGTCGGAGGCTGAGCTCCGTCCACAACGGGGGTGGTGCCTTTGGGGCTGCAGGGTACCGGGGTGCCCTGCCTGCCGCACCGGTGCCCGCCCGGCCTGTGTCCTTCCACGAGCGTGGAGGGGCGGGCAGCCGGGCAGATTACGACACCTTGTCCCTGCGCTCGCTGAGGCTGGGGACCGGGGGCCCAGATGACAGATACAGCGTGGTGTCCGAGCAGCTGGAGCCGGCGGCCACGTCCTCCTACAGGGCCTTTGCCTACGAGCGCCGGGCCAGCTCTAGCTCTAGCCGGGCTGGGGGCCTGGACTGGCCGGAGGCTACCGAGGGACCACCCAGCCGGACCATCCGTGCCCCCGCCATGCGGACCCTGCAGCGGTTCCAGAGCAGCCACCGCAGCCGTGGCGTGGCTGGGGGCGGGCCCGGGGGCGTCCTGGAGCCCGTGGCCCGGGCTCCCTCTGTGCGCAGCCTCAGCCTTGGCGACTCGGGCCACCTGCCAGACATGCGCGGGCTGGACAGCTACGGCAGCCACCGCACTCTGCAGAGGCTCAGCAGCGG ATTTGATGACATCGACCTGCCCTCAGCAGTCAAGTACCTCATGGCCTCAGATCCCAACCTGCAGGTGCTGGGAGCCGCCTACATTCAGCACAAGTGCTACAGCGACGCAGCTGCCAAGAAGCAG GCCCGCAGCCTGCAGGCTGTGCCCAGGCTGGTGAAGCTCTTCAACCACGCCAACCAGGAAGTGCAGCGCCACGCCACAGGCGCCATGCGCAACCTCGTCTACGACAACGCGGACAACAAGCTGGCCCTGGTGGAGGAGAACGGCATCTTCGAGCTGCTGCGGGCGCTGCGGGAGCAGGACGACGAGCTCCGCAAGAACGTCACAG GGATCCTGTGGAACCTGTCCTCCAGTGACCACCTGAAGGACCGCCTGGCCCGGGACACGCTGGAGCAGCTCACAGATCTGGTGCTGAGCCCCCTGTCCGGGGCGGGCGGGCCGCCCCTCATCCAGCAGAACGCCTCTGAAGCCGAGATATTCTACAACGCCACCGGCTTCCTCAG GAACCTCAGCTCTGCCTCCCAGGCCACTCGCCAGAAGATGCGTGAGTGCCACGGGCTGGTGGACGCCCTGGTCACCTATATCAACCACGCCCTGGACGTGGGCAAGTGTGAGGACAAG AGCGTGGAGAACGCTGTGTGCGTTCTGAGGAACCTGTCCTACCGCCTGTACGACGAGATGCCACCCTCGGCCCTCCAGCGGCTGGAGGGCCGGGGCCGCCAGGACACGGGGGTACCCCCGGGCGAGGCGGTGGGCTGCTTCACGCCACAGAGCCGGCGGCTCCGAGAG CTGCCGCTCACGGCCGACGCGCTCACCTTTGCTGAGGTGTCTAAGGACCCCAAGGGCCTGGAGTGGTTGTGGAGCCCCCAGATCGTGGGGCTCTACAACCGGCTGCTGCAGCGCTGCGAGCTCAACCGGCACACGACCGAGGCGGCGGCCGGGGCGCTGCAGAACATCACCGCGGGGGACCGCAGG TGGGCGGGGGTGCTGAGCCGGCTGGCTCTGGAGCAGGAGCGCATACTGAACCCGCTGCTGGATCGAGTTCGGACTGCTGACCACCACCAGCTGCGCTCACTGACGGGCCTCATCCGAAACCTGTCCCGCAACGCCAGGAACAAGGATGAGATGT CCACCAAGCTGGTGAGTCACCTGATCGAGAAGCTGCCCGGCAGCGTGGGTGAGAAGTCTCCTCCAGCCGACGTGCTGATAAACATCATAGCTGTCCTCAACAACCTGGTGGTGGCCAGTCCTGTGGCTGCCCGGGACCTGCTCTACTTCGACGGACTCCGCAAGCTAGTCTTCATCAAGAAAAAGCGGGACAG ccctgaCAGTGAGAAGTCCTCCCGGGCGGCCTCCAGCCTCTTGGCCAACCTGTGGCAGTACAACAAGCTCCACCGAGACTTCCGAGCG AAGGGCTACCGGAAGGAGGACTTCCTGGGGCCATAG
- the SIGIRR gene encoding single Ig IL-1-related receptor isoform X2, with protein sequence MAGACDKAPDFLSPSGNQVLGPALGSMVTLNCTALVVSGPHCPLPSVQWLKDGLLLSNGSIYDLHEDAWVKANWSEVLVSSVLGINLTGAEDFGTFTCSIQNISSSSFTLWRAGLAGHVAAVLASLLVLLALLLVALLYVKCRLNVLLWYQDKYGEVEMNDGKLYDAYISYSDSPEDRKFVNFILKPQLERHRGYKLFLDDRDLLPRAEPSADLLVNLSRCRRLVVVLSDAFLGRAWCSHSFREGLCRLLELTRRPIFITFEGQRRDPAHPALRLLRQHRHLVTLLLWKPGSVTPSSDFWKELRLALPRKVQYRSMEGDPQTRLQDDKDPMLIVRGRLPEGRTLDPELDPDPEGDLGVRGPVFGEPPALPHASAVSLGEGRGSEVDVSDLGSRNYSARTDFYCLVSEDDV encoded by the exons GGCCTGCCCTGGGCAGCATGGTCACACTGAATTGCACAGCCTTGGTGGTTTCGGGACCCCACTGCCCCCTGCCCTCAGTACAGTGGCTGAAAGATGGGCTGCTGCTGAGCAATGGAAGCATCTATGACCTCCATGAGGACGCCTG GGTCAAGGCCAACTGGTCAGAGGTGCTTGTGTCCAGTGTCCTGGGAATCAACCTGACCGGAGCTGAGGACTTCGGGACCTTCACCTGCTCCATCCAGAACATCAGCTCCTCTTCCTTCACTCTTTGGAGAGCTG GCCTGGCTGGACATGTGGCCGCGGTGCTGGCCTCACTCTTGGTCCTGTTGGCCCTGCTCCTGGTGGCGCTGCTGTACGTGAAGTGTCGGCTCAATGTGCTGCTCTGGTACCAAGACAAGTATGGGGAGGTGGAGATGAACG ACGGGAAGCTCTACGACGCCTACATCTCCTACAGCGACAGCCCTGAGGACCGGAAGTTCGTGAACTTCATCCTGAAGCCGCAGCTGGAGCGGCATCGTGGCTACAAACTCTTTCTGGACGACCGCGACCTCCTGCCGCGTGCGG AGCCGTCGGCAGACCTCCTGGTGAACCTGAGCCGCTGCCGGCGACTTGTGGTGGTGTTGTCGGATGCCTTCCTGGGCCGGGCCTGGTGCAGTCACAGCTTCCG GGAGGGCCTGTGCCGGCTGCTGGAGCTCACGCGCAGACCCATCTTCATCACCTTCGAGGGCCAGCGGCGCGACCCCGCGCACCCTGCGCTGCGCTTGCTGCGCCAGCACCGCCACCTGGTGACCCTGCTGCTCTGGAAGCCCGGCTCTGTG ACGCCTTCCTCCGATTTTTGGAAAGAGCTAAGGTTGGCGCTGCCACGGAAGGTGCAGTACAGATCGATGGAGGGAGACCCCCAGACCCGGCTGCAGGACGACAAGGACCCCATGCTGATTGTGCGAGGCCGGCTCCCAGAGGGTCGGACCTTGGACCCTGAGCTGGACCCCGACCCCGAGGGGGACCTGG GTGTACGAGGGCCTGTCTTTGGGGAGCCGCCAGCTCTACCACATGCAAGTGCAGTCTCGCTTGGAGAGGGCCGAGGCAGTGAAGTGGATGTGTCAGACCTTGGCTCCCGAAACTACAGTGCCCGCACGGACTTCTACTGCCTGGTATCGGAGGACGACGTGTAG